From the genome of Phytohabitans rumicis, one region includes:
- a CDS encoding dihydrofolate reductase family protein, whose product MGKIVVTEFISLDGVVQAPGGEDFKYPNWSFEFDRGTEGEQFKVDEALGAAALLLGRRTYEGFAAAWPGYEGELADKYNGMPKYVVSGTLADPKWNNTRVLAGDLVEEVTRLKDEVDGDISVAGSIQLVQGLLEHDLVDELHLMTFPVILGTGRRLFGQTTDKSAWTLTESIAVGASVLITILQRAR is encoded by the coding sequence ACCGAGTTCATCTCGCTCGACGGCGTCGTGCAGGCGCCCGGCGGGGAGGACTTCAAGTACCCGAACTGGAGCTTCGAGTTCGACCGCGGCACGGAGGGCGAGCAGTTCAAGGTCGACGAGGCGCTCGGCGCCGCGGCGCTGCTGCTCGGCCGCCGCACCTACGAGGGATTCGCCGCGGCCTGGCCCGGGTACGAGGGCGAGCTCGCCGACAAGTACAACGGGATGCCCAAGTACGTCGTCTCGGGCACGCTCGCCGACCCCAAGTGGAACAACACGCGCGTGCTCGCCGGCGACCTGGTCGAAGAGGTGACCCGGCTCAAGGACGAGGTCGACGGCGACATCTCGGTCGCCGGCAGCATCCAACTCGTACAAGGGCTGCTCGAGCACGACCTGGTCGACGAGCTTCACCTCATGACGTTTCCGGTCATCCTCGGCACCGGGCGGCGCCTGTTCGGACAGACCACGGACAAGTCGGCGTGGACGCTGACCGAGTCGATCGCGGTCGGCGCCAGCGTGCTGATCACCATCCTCCAGCGCGCGCGTTGA